The Candidatus Krumholzibacteriota bacterium genomic interval CGGTAGGGGGTCGGTTCCTCGAGTGCGAGGCCGCCCCCCGCGAGCCGCGTTTCGTAGAGCGCGAAGACCTCCTCGAGGATGATCGCGAACGAGGTGGCGTCGAGGATGAGATGATGGTAGGGCCAGACGAGCACGTTCTCGTTCTCGCCGAGGAGGAAGACGGCGATGCGGACGAGCGGGGGCGAGGCGATGTCGAAGCCGCGGCGGCGGTCGGCGGCGAGAAACTCCTCGATGCGCGCTTCCCGCTCGCCGGCCGGCCGGTCGCGGAGGTCCTCGACGACGTATTCGAGGTCGGCCTCGCCGTAAACGTCCTGGAGGGGTGTCTCGAGGCCCTCCCAGCGGAAGGCGGTCCTGAGGATCGCGTGGCGCGCCACGACGGCCCGCCAGGCCTCCCCGAAGCGGACCGGGTCGAGCGGGTGGTGCATCCGGCAGATGATCTGCGTGACATCGACGCCCGAGTGCGGCGCGTAGAGGGCGTTGAAAAGCATCCCTTCCTGGAGCGGGGAGAGCGGATACGAATCAACCACGTTCGCCATGCCGACGTCGACCTCCTGGAGTACCGTGTCACCCGGCGAGATGCAATGGGCGAGCAGTGCGGGGGCATTCTAGAGCAAATATCGGGCCGTGTCAACGCGCCCCGGCGGGTACGGAGCGCGGCGAAACGGCCTTTGCCGGCACCGCGACGACGCGATACAGCGCCGCCTCATCCGGCGACGTCTCCCGGACGGGCTCGAGTCGCAGGCCGCTTCCGTCGAGACCGGGAAGGGGCGCGGTCGTGTAGACCGGGCGTTCGGCGAGAGCCGCTTGGACGATCGGCAGGATGACGTCCGCTCGATCGGGCCCCGCCGCGAACGGATCCGCCTGCGCGAACCGCAGGTCGCCCCGGTTCTCCTCGATCCGGGCGACGTACATGGCGGGGTAGAGATCGTCCCAGCCGGCGAAAAGGAGGGCGTTCTCGTCGAGGCGGCGAACGGTTTGCAGCAGTTGTTCGTGCCACGCGCGCAACCCGGCGTGGCCGGGGAGCCCGGTGAAGGTGAACTGCGCCTCGCCGGCGCGGAGCCGGGCCGCCGCGGGGCCGGCGACGGGCCAGAGGATCGCGGCGAAAAGGACCGCGCAGAGAATGGAGCTCGTCGCCGCGCCGGGCACGAGGCGCGTCCGCCGCGCCAGCGAGAGGACGGCATCCGCCCCGGCGGCGAGCATGATCGCCAGCAGCAGGTAGCCGGTGATGTAGAAGCTGCGGACGTCCCACACCGGGTAGTTGAACACGTAGAGGAGGTGGGCGGCGAGGCCGGCGAGCAGGGCCGGGCCGAGCCGGCGGTCGCGCAGCGTGAGGGCGACCGTGCCGATCGCGGCGAGGAGGACGGCGACCGGCGAGAAGTCGGCGAAAAGGACGCGCAGGTAGCCGAGCGCCTGCCGCGGCATCACGGCGAGCGGGTCGGCGAACATCGTTCCACGCCACTGGCGGGCCCCGAAGAGGAAGCGGAACCGTT includes:
- a CDS encoding DUF2723 domain-containing protein; protein product: MTRRRDPDRMDALVALAVALAGLAVYLRTLAPGLLPGDSGEFQFLARFTGHAHTTGYPVFLLVARLVAGLHAAGTAFRVNLLSALMAAAALGTLFFAARYAGASRAGAIAGIAALALSSTWWSQATIAEIYAPGAAVAAGVLLSAILWWRTRRARFLFAAGCLGGVGMGVQVSIVLLLPAVLVLMITARPARIGAWAAAGAGALLGGAVTVFCFALVDRAGGSHDIFATVYRPAAPLWGLRPEDLDSPVERFRFLFGARQWRGTMFADPLAVMPRQALGYLRVLFADFSPVAVLLAAIGTVALTLRDRRLGPALLAGLAAHLLYVFNYPVWDVRSFYITGYLLLAIMLAAGADAVLSLARRTRLVPGAATSSILCAVLFAAILWPVAGPAAARLRAGEAQFTFTGLPGHAGLRAWHEQLLQTVRRLDENALLFAGWDDLYPAMYVARIEENRGDLRFAQADPFAAGPDRADVILPIVQAALAERPVYTTAPLPGLDGSGLRLEPVRETSPDEAALYRVVAVPAKAVSPRSVPAGAR
- a CDS encoding non-ribosomal peptide synthetase, yielding MANVVDSYPLSPLQEGMLFNALYAPHSGVDVTQIICRMHHPLDPVRFGEAWRAVVARHAILRTAFRWEGLETPLQDVYGEADLEYVVEDLRDRPAGEREARIEEFLAADRRRGFDIASPPLVRIAVFLLGENENVLVWPYHHLILDATSFAIILEEVFALYETRLAGGGLALEEPTPYR